DNA from Massilia antarctica:
ACTGCGCGGGGCCGATGCCGCGCAGCCCCCATCCGGTGCCGCGTGAGCATGCGTACGCCCACGTACATCTTCCGCCTCTATGTGGCGGGCGACGCCCAGAATTCGGTGCTGGCGCGGGCCAACCTGCGCGCCCTGTGCGAAACTTACCTGCCCGAGCAGCACCAGATCGAGGTGCTCGACGTGTTTCGGGAACCGACGCGGGCGCTGGAGGATGCCATTTTCATGACCCCGACCCTGATCAAGCTCGCGCCGTCCAGCGTGCGTCGCATCGTCGGCACGCTCAGCCAGACCGAGTCGGTCTTGCTGGCCCTCGGGCTGGACGATTGCCTGCCATGAACAGTGCCCTGGAAACCGAGCTGCGCTACGCCGAGGTGAGCGTCCTGATCGCCGCGCTGCACGCCAACGTGGCGCGCCTGGAGGAATTGACGGGCGGCGAACTCGATACCATCACCGACCACCAGGGCCAGCCGTTCCTGCTGCGCCGCGCACAGGCGCAACTGCGCCTGAACGATGCCAGCCGGCTCGATGCGATCCTCAATTCGCTGCCGGCCTGTATTGCGATCCTCGACGCCGATGGCGCCATCATGTCGGTCAACCAGGCGTGGGCGGCGTATGACACACCGCTGGCCCTGGCCGCCGCCGGTCCGGGCCATGCGATCGGCACCAACGTCCTTGTGCAATGCGCGCTGGCCGGCGGCGACGGCGCCGCCCAGGCGCGCCAAGTGGCGCACGGGATCGGCCAGGTGCTGTGCGGCGCCAGCCATCACTGGTCCTTCGAACTGGCCTGCCGGCCGGGAGGGCTGCCATCATGGCTGCTGCTCACCGTCACGCCCCTGGCCGACAAGAATCTGCATGGCGTGGTCGTGATGTACATGGATATCAGCGAGCGCAAACGGGGCGAGGATGAGCTGCGCCGCTTTCGCACGGCGATGGATTGCACCGATGATGCGATTTTCCTGGTCAATTGCAGCACCACGCGCTTTGTCGAACTGAACGCCGCAGCCAGCACGATGCTCGGCTATTCGCGCGAGGAATTGCTGGGCATGGGACCGCGCGATGTCAGCGCCGAGTCGACCTGGTCCGAGATGGCGGCACTGTACCAGCGTCTCATGGCCAACAGCGGCACCAGCGTGTCGCACGAGATGGCGCTGATCCGCAAGGATGGCTCGCAGGTGCAGGTCGAGTTTCACCGGCAGGCCTTGCAGTCGGGACCGGACTGGATCATCGTGGCCGTGGTGCGCGATATCAGCGAGCGCAAGGAGGCGGCCTTGCGCCTGCAGTACCAGGCCCATCACGACGGACTGACCGGCTTGCCGAACCGCACGCTGTTCTACGATAGCCTGACCCGCACCTTGCACCAGGCCTCCCAGCATGGCTGGATGGTGGCGGTGCTGTTTATCGATCTCGACAACTTCAAGACCGTCAACGATACCCTCGGCCACGGGGTGGGCGACGACCTGCTGGTCCAGTTCGCCAGTCGCCTGCTTGGATGCGTGCGCGCGCGCGACACGGTCGGGCGCCTGGGCGGCGACGAATTCGGCGTGATCCTGGTGATGCAGGATGAACAAAACGATGCCGCCGGCGTGGCCGGCAAGATCCGCGACGTGCTGCGCGCCCCCTTCGTGCTGGGCCAGCACGAACTGAACGTGACGGCCAGTATCGGCATTACCATGCACCCGCTCGACGCCTCCCTGCCCGACGAACTGATCAAGTACGCCGATACCGCGATGTACCGCGCCAAGCAGGCCGGACGCGATACCTTCCGCTTTTTCACGGCCCAGATGAATGTCGAGGTGCTGGCCCGGCTCGACCTCGAGAAAGCCTTGCGCAGGGCGTTCGAGAATGGCGAATTCGTCCTGCATTATCAGCCCAAGGTCGCGCTCGACAGCGCTTGCGTGGCCGGCCTGGAAGCCTTGCTGCGCTGGGAGCGGCCCGGCTATGGCCTGGTCGCGCCGAATGTGTTCATCGGCTCGCTCGAAGAAACCGGGCTCATCTTGAAGGTGGGCAGCTGGGTCATCGACCAGGCTTGCCGCCAGATCGGTCAATGGCTGCGCTCCTCCATCGGGGCGTTGCAAGTGTCGGTCAATGTGGCGGGGCGCCAGCTGGCCGAGGGCGACGTCGATGGCGATGTCATCGCCGCGCTCGAACGCCACGGGGTGCCGCCCGAGCTGCTGGAACTGGAATTGACGGAAAGTTCCCTGATGGTCAACACGGAACGCACGATCAAGACGCTCAAGGATTTGAAAGGGCGCGGGGTGCAGGTGTCGATCGATGACTTCGGCACCGGGTATTCGAGCCTGGCCTACCTGCGCCGCTTCCCCATCGATAAACTGAAAATTGACATCGCCTTTATCCGCGAAGTGACCAGCAATCCGGATGATGCCGCCATCGTGCAGGCGATCCTGGGCATGGCCCGCAGCCTGAAACTGCAGGTCGTCGCCGAAGGCGTCGAGACGGCCGCCCAGCTGGCCTTTTTGAAACGCAACCGCTGCGACCAGGTGCAGGGCTATTTCTTCAGCCGGCCGCTGGCGCTGCCGGAACTGGAGGCGCTGCTGCGCGAGGACCGCCAGATGCAGCTGCCCGCGCCGGCCACGCCGTCCTACCGCAAGACCTTGCTACTGGTCGACGACGACAGTCACGTGCTCTCCTCCTTGCGGCGCCTGCTGCGCGACGACGGCTACCATATCCTGTGCGCGGGCTCGGCCGCCGAAGGGTTCGACTTGCTGGCGCAGCACTGCGTGCAAGTGATTATCTGCGACCAGCGCATGCCGGACATGAGCGGAACGGAATTCTTCGACCGGGTCAAGGAAATGTACCCGGACAGCTTTCGGATCGTGCTGTCCGGTTATACCGACCTGGACTCCATCATGAAGGCCGTGAACAAGGGGGCGATTTACCGTTTTTATACCAAGCCATGGGATAACGCGGTATTGCGCGCGGACTTGCGCGAGGCATTTCGGCACTATGGCCTCTTGCATAATATTCAAGCGGACGACGACCAGTGCGACTTCCCGACAGCTGGCCCGCTGCCGGAGGCTGCCGCCCAGCTGTCGGGAGCGGAGAGCCCTCCGGGGTGAACGGCGGCCCGCGTGCGTCCGCCATACAAGCATGGACGGTCTTGCTCATTGAGCGCATGCGATCCATGCCATGCCAGCCACGCTGGCGCCGCTTGGCCGCCATCGTGGCGCTCAAGGGCGTGCTTGCCGCTGCGCTGTGCGGGTGGAGCGCCGGAGCCCATGCCGCGGGCGCGCTCACCCTGTATGCCCTGGAGTGGGCTCCGTACAGTTGGAAACACCCGGGCAGCGGCAAAGTGGCCGGCATTGCAAGCGATATCGTCGATGAGCTCATGCGGCGCGCCGGTGT
Protein-coding regions in this window:
- a CDS encoding circadian clock KaiB family protein, producing MRTPTYIFRLYVAGDAQNSVLARANLRALCETYLPEQHQIEVLDVFREPTRALEDAIFMTPTLIKLAPSSVRRIVGTLSQTESVLLALGLDDCLP
- a CDS encoding EAL domain-containing protein; the protein is MNSALETELRYAEVSVLIAALHANVARLEELTGGELDTITDHQGQPFLLRRAQAQLRLNDASRLDAILNSLPACIAILDADGAIMSVNQAWAAYDTPLALAAAGPGHAIGTNVLVQCALAGGDGAAQARQVAHGIGQVLCGASHHWSFELACRPGGLPSWLLLTVTPLADKNLHGVVVMYMDISERKRGEDELRRFRTAMDCTDDAIFLVNCSTTRFVELNAAASTMLGYSREELLGMGPRDVSAESTWSEMAALYQRLMANSGTSVSHEMALIRKDGSQVQVEFHRQALQSGPDWIIVAVVRDISERKEAALRLQYQAHHDGLTGLPNRTLFYDSLTRTLHQASQHGWMVAVLFIDLDNFKTVNDTLGHGVGDDLLVQFASRLLGCVRARDTVGRLGGDEFGVILVMQDEQNDAAGVAGKIRDVLRAPFVLGQHELNVTASIGITMHPLDASLPDELIKYADTAMYRAKQAGRDTFRFFTAQMNVEVLARLDLEKALRRAFENGEFVLHYQPKVALDSACVAGLEALLRWERPGYGLVAPNVFIGSLEETGLILKVGSWVIDQACRQIGQWLRSSIGALQVSVNVAGRQLAEGDVDGDVIAALERHGVPPELLELELTESSLMVNTERTIKTLKDLKGRGVQVSIDDFGTGYSSLAYLRRFPIDKLKIDIAFIREVTSNPDDAAIVQAILGMARSLKLQVVAEGVETAAQLAFLKRNRCDQVQGYFFSRPLALPELEALLREDRQMQLPAPATPSYRKTLLLVDDDSHVLSSLRRLLRDDGYHILCAGSAAEGFDLLAQHCVQVIICDQRMPDMSGTEFFDRVKEMYPDSFRIVLSGYTDLDSIMKAVNKGAIYRFYTKPWDNAVLRADLREAFRHYGLLHNIQADDDQCDFPTAGPLPEAAAQLSGAESPPG